CCCGATATTGATAATTACCCATTTCAATAATTTGATCAGAATATTGAAAAGAATTTTCACTCAGTTGGACAATTTTGATGAAATTTTCTAAATCTTTTTTTCTTTCAACTATGTATTCTGTTTCAATAGTGCTGTTATCCTGCCATTCAATTTCAAAAGAGTTTGAATATGGGTGGACTATTTTTAAATTAGTTGGACTACCCAATCCTGAATATTCAGTAGTAAGTGTAACCCAATCAGATTCAAAAGATGTGTTGTAAGCTTTAATACGATATGACAGATTTAGAGGTGTCGCAGGTTGGCCCGTTATTGCATCAAAATATGATTCTAAATCAGCAGAAATATCTGCAATTTGTGTAAAGCCACTCCCTTCATCTTTCTCAATTTTATAACCGTCTTCATGGTTGCTTTTATCTTTCCATTCAAGGCGGATTCCCTGCAATTCAACTGAGACCAGTAAAACATCCAGTGGTTTTTCTAAACCGGTAGAGTTAAAAACATATTCTTTTTCGGGAGAGTAATCCGTTTTGTATTTACCCTTTTCAATTCTGATCCGGTACGTATAGATACCGTTAATTTCCGGATCAAATAATGTGTCGGCCAAGGTTGCCTGAGATAGCATCTTGAATCCAATCGTTTCATAAGCGACAGCCGATTTACGCTCAAGGATAATAATATCGGAGCTGCTATAAGCATGATTCAGGGTTAATACAATTCCTTTTTCAGAATCGAATTCAATTGCAACAATGTTGGGTGTGTTTTTTAGATCATCATCGCTATTAACTGGATTGTCCCATTCCCGGCTACAGCCAAGAAATATTAATGCAGTAAAAATCAATGTTAAATATTTCATTTTTATCGCTCCCTTATTACAATTAAAACTGTATTGTAACAGCCAAACCAATTGTATCACCTTTTTTAATATATGGAGAAGCCATATAGCCTGGAGGAATTTTTGAGTCGTCATAGAATTTCTTATATATAAAATAAAAAAGAGCTGATGTGCCAACAACAATAGTGCTTATAGTGGTAATCTGGTCGAAACTTTTCGTGTCTTCCTTAAAGCCGTTTGCTTTATTGGCTGTAGTAGCGGCTTTGTATTTATCATAAGAATCTTCAGCTTTGAAAAATGAAAAAGTACCCACACCAACTGAGGCCAAGGCCGCAAATCCTGAAATATAGAGCGGTGTTTCAGATATCCCTTCCACAGCAGGCATCATTTCAATGGCAATTTCTTTTAGGATAGGAAGTAGTCCGTCAACTGCACCTTTAAAATTCCTATTAAAAGATTGTTCAATCCTGCTGGTCTCAACATCTATTAGGGAAACATCAACTGTCCAGGTACTGCCTACTTTTCCGATACTTCCCGCTATCATTTTTTGAACGTTTAAAATTTTTCCGGCCTGAATTGCGCACTCTGTGGAAGTACATCCTGTTTGTTGAAAGCCTTGCTCTTTTAAAATAGATTCCATTAACTGTCGTTCAAGAACCACAAAAGCCCTTGTCTTAACAAGTTCACCACGAAACCGATCTGTTAAAGGCCAGGTTTCAATACTTGTTAATCCACGGCCATCGAAAGTAAGCACAGCAACCTGTGGTATTTTAGGATTATCTTGGGCTGAAAGAAAAGAATTAAAAATGAGAAATGAAATAGAAAGAATTAGAAACATTCTAACAAATACAGTTGATGGCTGCATAGTTTTCTCCCTGGTATAATCAAAGTGGTTGGATAATCATACAATATTTCCCAGAAACTTCAAAATGACCTTCGACACATTTAAATGAAATTATTTTTTGCGAGAATTTGAACCAGTGTTTAAAAGCATAACATAGTATTAGCATGTTTCAATCATGGTTTGTTGCATAAAATATGAACAAACATGGTTTGCAATATAACGAATCAAACCTGACATGACAACTACAATCCGTCCGGCACACGTGTTACTTTTTATGCTGTCAGGCTACAACACATAGCGGGAAACGAAACGATCGTCATTATTGGTATCTTAGGCTTCGAGTGCTTTAGTCAGCTTAATTATATAAATGGTTTACTTCGAGAATAAAAATATTAGCTGAAAATTTTTAGTATCAATATATCTGCCGATATCTAAAAAAAATCATAAAAGGTGATAAGATGGAAACATATATTACGCTGCTTAAATTTACCGACCAGGGCGTGGCAAGCATACAAAAAAGTGATGCCCGCTTGCACGAGATTAAACATGTCTTTAAAAAAATGAAGGCTGAAGTAGTAGATTTTTACCTGACTTTGGGGGAATATGATGCTGTGGTTATTTCCAAAGCGCCGGATGCTGAAACCATTGCTAAATTAGCTTTAATGATTGGATCGCAAGGAAAAATTCGTACGGTCACATTACGCTCTTTTCCGGAAGAAGAATTCCGAAGTATAATCTCTGCGTTAGTTCCCAAAAAAGTAAAATTATAGTATATGATTTCTATTTATTCCGCGCGAATTCCAACTGCCGTTTAAGTCGATCAAGCTCTCTTTCCCAGCGGGAAACTGAAAGGGCATCATCATGTGTGTCGCTGGCTTCAAGAGTGGCTTCACGGATTTGCTCTGTCCATGCGATTAGTAAAGCATTTACCTGCGCTTCAGAGAAGGGGCCATTAATAAATTTTTTCTTAAGCTGCTCAAACTCTTTTGTATAGCTGGCCCAACCCGCGGTTAATTTATCACAACCCGATGCCCATTGGTAGATTCCTAAATCACCATATTTAAAAGGGCGGCAGTCGTTTATGCGGTCCCCAAATTTCCCGGCAATCGGTGTAACCGGGTTCTCATTATGAATAATATTTTCAAAGGCATTATCCATATCCCAGGGAATAAGATGCAGCTTTTTGGCAGCCGGCTCCTCGTACCAGTAATAATTATGGTTGCCGCAACCACCATCGTGGCAATACCAGTGGAAAGGACCATCATCGTTGCGTATCATCCTATCCACCACAATAAATGATACTATCTTCTCAATATCCATAAATTGCTCAATCACTTTTTGAACATCAGCTTCCTCTGCATCCTGTAGCTGCTGGGCAAAACTTTTTATAATCTCCACAGATGGATTATCATCTTCGTTGGTTTTTAGCGCATTGAGAAAACTGCGGCTGCTGCGTCGGGTGCCATTTGTATGCAAGGGCCAGATTTCTTTATATAAATTACCTTTGCCATCATCAAAATTATAACGTGTAAAACGGCCGTCAACTTGCTCGGTCAACGCATACAGTCCGGAATATTCTCCGTTAATCATTAGCCGGGCATGGACAGAGCGGGGCGCAGGAACACCCATTTCACGGAACAGCCAGTAACCCAAACGCTCATGCATTTGAGAAGGATCCAGATTTTGTGAATGGAATTGAAGTTTTTTTAATTTATAGAATTTTTCCTGCCGACCTTTCCAGTTTATTTTAATTTTCATTGATAGTTTTGTGCAGGTTTTATAGCCGGAAGGATTTGCCCAGTCTGAACCTGAAACACAATTTACAAATGCCCCGACAGATCCTTTATAACGGATGCCTACCGGACTAATTGTATCGCCCTCAAAAATGAGCATGCCTTCAACATATTCTTCAGCTGCCGGATCGGAATCGATTTCTTCCAGTGCAGAGCCGGGGATTTTCAGTTCAAACGTGGCTAACCTATTTTGATCAAATATATATTCGGAGTCCAGTTTTAAATATTGTTCGTTTCCGGATGCTACGATTTTTGGGACTTCAAAATCCGGTGCGGTAGGGCTAGAATTATGTCCTCGTTTTTTACAGGATGAAAAGGATATTAAAATTACCATTATAGAACATATTAAAATCGATTTCATTTTATCTCACTTTCTTGGAGCAACGAATTCAAATTCCTGATTTTTGCGGAAATCATTTTATCAATTATAAATAAGGGAATAACTGCGGATATATAAGCTAAATAATCGTATGGGTCAAAGTATGAATCATATAACTCCAAATATTGGCTCGTTTCAACGATAAAGCAGGTTACAATAATTAGCAGGGCAGAATGTTCTTGGGAAAGTCTAAACGACAAGAATGTTGCATCCTTTGATTTATATTGAGACCGGATAAGTATATAACCCCAGGCGGGGCCGGTAATATCCAGCATGTAGCTTGACCAAAAACCTCCAATTCTAAAACCCCCTGTTGATAATCCAATTGAGGCCAGTGAAATAAGTGAAATTTTCCAAAAGAGGATTACTTTTTTTTCAAAGGAGTCTATTGGGGTGGCGTTTTGAGTACTCATGATTTGCATATTTAGATAAACATTTTGTTCAATATAGTCTGCCTAAATTGCAAACACAAATGGGAAATGTTGTTGTTGTCAGGTTTAAAGCTGGATTTTCAAATTAACAGAAATAGCAAAACTATGTTATATAATCGATAAGTTTTCTGAGGGTTCAAGAACGGTGCGAAAATGCAATAACCATTTGCTTTTTATAAGTATCAAACGCGGCTTGCAAAATTTCTTCAGCTGGTTTGATTTTTAATACTTTTCAGAACAATCAATTACAAAATGCGGCAAGTATTAATTCCTGATTTTGTTTTCCATATTTGAATTAAGGATTTACACCGGCATAAGGGATGCCTGTTAATTTATGGATATTCCAATCAAACGTACTTAAGGATTTACGTTTAAATTTACGGATATCATTATAGCCACAGGAACGTGCCACAACTTTTATCAGGTCATTACTGGCAGTAAAAAAGTTAAATAATTGTTTTGCCGATGTATCTATGATGATGCGCTTTCTCAGGTTTTCTTTTTGGGTTGCTATTCCCACTGGGCAGTTATTGCTGCTACAGGCACGCATACCCAAACAACCAATCGCCTGTAATGCAGAGTTGGAAACAGCAATGGCGTCGGCCCCCATCATCATAGCTTTTGCAAAATCTTCTGCAATGCGTAATCCGCCGGTTATTATGAGAGTTACTTTTTTTGCACCCACTTTATCAAGAT
The genomic region above belongs to Calditrichota bacterium and contains:
- a CDS encoding GYD domain-containing protein translates to METYITLLKFTDQGVASIQKSDARLHEIKHVFKKMKAEVVDFYLTLGEYDAVVISKAPDAETIAKLALMIGSQGKIRTVTLRSFPEEEFRSIISALVPKKVKL